CGCGTGGTTGGGGATCTTCAGGGTGCACGTCAAAGAATCTGGCCATGGAGAGAGCCTACGTCAAAGCTAGGACAGGATGTCTTTGGTGGAGAACTTCCCGTAGGCCAGCGCGCCGCAGACGGCGATATAACCGGCTTGGAGCAGCGCGTTCTCGCCAAACGATGTCCAGGAGATCGGTTGCCGGAGGAGGTCGGCGAAGCCCAGCCAGTGGTGGCTGAACAGCCAGGGATGCAGCCAATCGAGTTGTGGCAGGTTATCCAGGACCTGCGATACCACCGAGAGGACGATGGTCGCCGCCATCGCTCCTACTGGGACATCCGTGAAGGTCGAGATGAGCAGCCCGATCGCAGACAATCCCAGGAGCGAGACCGTGATGTAGGCAGCAATCAGCAACGAGCGCAGTACTGACTCGCCTACCCCGATCGTGTCGCCGGACAGTAGCGTCACGGGACCGATGGGGAAGAACACGACGCCGGCCAGGGCACCTGCCGCTGCGACGGTGGCTGTTGCGGCGCAGCAGAAAGCGACGGCACCGGCGTACTTGATCAAGAGCAGGCGGATACGCCCCGCCGGTGCCAGGAGCAGATAGCGCAACGTTCCAAGGTTGGCCTCCCCGGCGATGGTGTCTCCTGCCACCACTCCGATGGTGAGGGGGAGGAACAGCGGGACACAAACCACCAGGGCTGTCACAGCAACAAAG
This genomic stretch from Micrococcaceae bacterium Sec5.1 harbors:
- a CDS encoding ABC transporter permease — encoded protein: MGWALLGSELSVLFRRLRTWAMLVALAAVPILIALAVKLSSRPATPGRGPLFLDRITQNGLFVAVTALVVCVPLFLPLTIGVVAGDTIAGEANLGTLRYLLLAPAGRIRLLLIKYAGAVAFCCAATATVAAAGALAGVVFFPIGPVTLLSGDTIGVGESVLRSLLIAAYITVSLLGLSAIGLLISTFTDVPVGAMAATIVLSVVSQVLDNLPQLDWLHPWLFSHHWLGFADLLRQPISWTSFGENALLQAGYIAVCGALAYGKFSTKDILS